TCACCAGTATAAGCAGAAAAAAGAGTCGGTTCTGTACGAAGCCTAGCAAAATCATCACGCACTTGTTTAGTGCTGAAAGTTGCCGCTGTTTTTTCCGTACCATCTTTCTCCAATAAAATGGCATTTGTGTCCTCACTAAGTTGGGTAAACTGGTACGGATAAAACTCGATTAACGGTTCAACTGCTACATAAACTTTCCCATTATCATCCTTTATTGGATGAAACTGCAGATCCACCGTTTCATCATTTACAAAATACGAAACAGATTCAGATGGAAACTGAACCACTTTATCTTTTGTTGTCGCTATTACCGAATTGCTTTCAGAATCATATGTGATGCTCTCATCTATATTTTCTTGCCAGAAGCTCAAAGGCAAGTAAGCAGTCCCATTGTCTATTAATGCATTGCCAGCCTGTTTTCCATCTAAAATAATCGGGTTTTCTCCATTAAAGTATTCAGCCGTTTTAGAGCTTGCAAATGGATAGAATATAAAGAAGATGCTCGTCACTACCAATAGAACAGCAAATGCTAGTCCCAGCAAGAATTTATACTTGTTAGGCCTTTTTGGTGCTTGAAAAGATATTTCTGCCATTACCTTCCTCCTGTGATGCATATCAAATGATGCCATATTTTTTCTATTTTAATAGAAAGATATTTTTATTCTAACATGAAAAAAGAGCAGACAAAAGGAAGAGCCTTTTCCATTTTTCTGTAAGTGTTATTCTGAAGGTTTGACAAGCAGGCTGCCAAACATTAAGTCAGCGTCTGTTTGAATCGGAAAGGATCTTTTTAACGAAAAGTCTTCTAAATCATAGATATTATCATTTCCTTCGATAATATATAGATAATCTTTATAGATTTCCCTTTATTCTTATATAAGCTAATTTTATATATTTGTTAACGTTTTCAAAATGACCAAATTAGTGTACTTTGTGAATATTTAATGAATATTACATCCAAAAAGGAGCCCTCTTTAGGACTCCTCTCCAACCACTATTTAGCTTCTGTATTTCCGGCATGATACCCTGTGCGCCCAGCAGGACGATTGAGCACTAATCGCGGTGCTGCTCCAAGCAGAATAACAACGACAATGGCACATAGTATGGATGCACCGATGAATGGAACTCCATTGTAAAAGAGTGAATAGGCAAAGGCTGACTGACCTTTTGGTGCGTATTGAGCCCAGATTGTTACGCCAGCAAGAAAGTGCCAAAAATAACGGACAAAGCTTCCAAAAAGGATGCCGGCAACCATTAATAGTGACGCGGCGCCTTTTTCACCATTTTTTAATTTATTTTGAATAGCTGGCATGAACAGCCCGGCAAGCCCGATGCAGGCAAAGGCAAGGAAGTACTCAAGAATAACTTGCCAAAAAGCCAGTGCTTGTAAATCTCCTGTGACGATTTGCAGCAGCCCCCATAAAAAGCCGGCTGCAACGCTTGCTTTAAAACCCCAGCGGAAAGCAATGATAAAGATTGGCACCATTGCGATGGAAATAGAGCCGCTTGCGCCAAGATGTATCGATGGCAGCAAATCCAGTACTAGTGCAAAGGCTGCGAAGATGGCGATTTCAATTAAAACAACTAACCCCATTTTTTTCATAAAAAATCCCCCTTGTTATATATGCATACCAAAGGGGAGATGAAGTAAGATTAATGTGTTTTTTCCGCATAAAAAAGTTAAGAATAAACTTATCTACTTAGCTAATTGTCTTTTAGCCACGATCCCTACGCTAGTATTAACTAACAGGTTCTAAGGGTCTGATCATTTAAGATCACTCTCAGCATACATGCTCCCCCTGTGGTTTGCTTTTTATTCAATTGTATATATTTTAGCATACACTTATTTAAAAAGCAGTTTCTATTTTAAGGAGGATTTAAAAATATCCGTATGATTATCATTACTTCGTAATGCACAAACATATTCATTGCTTCGAGGCATATAGCAGTAATCCTTCTGCCATTCTTCTTTATACATGATTATCTTTTTAAAAGCATGGATAATAGAATAAACTTCCTTATTGGTCATTGTCGGGTGAAGCGAGATTCTTATCCACCCTGGTTTATTTGTGAAGATGCCCTTTTGAATCTCTGCACTTATTTGCTTAGATTGCGCTTTACTCATACCAAGCAAATAGTGACCGTATGGGCCGGCACATGAGCAGCCGCCTCTTACTTGAATGCCGAATCGGTCATTCAAAAGCTTTGCTCCAAGATCAAAATGCAGCCCTTCACAAATTACGGAAATAATACCATGGCGGTTTTTATTTTCACCGTCCAGTATCGTTATTCCTGGTATTTTACTTAATTCTGTCATTGTCAAAGCGACAAGCTCCTGTTCACGCTGCTGCATTTTCTGGACATTCATTTCTTCCTTTAACTGAATAGCGAGAGCAGTCCTAATTGCTTGAAGAAAGCCTGGTGTTCCGCCGTCTTCCCGCTCTTCCAAATCCTTTTTATAAAGAACGTCTCCCCATCCGTTCGTAAAGTCAACTGTTCCTCCACCTGGATGATCAGGAATTTTTGCATGAATGAGCTTTTTATTCATTATAAGAACGCCGCTTGTACCTGGTCCACCTAAGAACTTATGAGGCGAAAAGCAGATGACATCTAGGAATGCTTCCTTATCCTCGGGATGCATATTCATGGTTTCATATGGGGCGGATGCAGAAAAATCAACAAGACAAATCCCGCCATATTGATGCATTAGTTTTGCTAGCTGATGATAATCAGTTTTTCTGCCCGTTACATTGGAGCAAGCAGTAAACGCTCCTATTTTCATATGCCTTTGCTTATGCAATAGAAGCAGCTCCTCTAAGTGACTGTAATCCACATCGCCATTGGCATCTGGCCGGATTGTGATTACTTCTGCCGCAGTTTCAAGCCACGACAGATAATTGGAGTGATGCTCCATATGTGTTACAAAAACAATTGGTCTTTCCTTAATAGTCAGCGTTCGTTTGTCCATATGTTTAATGCCGATTAATCTTTGAAATTTATTGATAACACCTGTCATGCCAAAACCATCAAAGATTAGAATGTCATCATCATTTGCATGCACGTGATTTTTAATGATGCTTTTTGCCTCATGGTAGGCATTTGTTATATAGGTGCCAGTTATGTTGGACTCTGTATGTGTATTTGCTACATAAGGACCAATTATGTCAACAAGGTTATCTTCAATTTTCCGATACAATCTTCCGCTCGCTGTCCAATCAGCATATAATAATTTTTGGGTACCATAAACAGTAGGGTAGGCAAAATCATCTCCGATAATATGTTTCTTGAATGAGCTAAAGTGTGATTCTAGCTCCGTCCCAATCACATATGTCGATTCTCCAATTTTAGCTCTTATCAACCTAAATCCTCCCTCTCTCTCACTTACTAACCTATGTTAAAATAAAGAAAGAAGTTAATCTAAATCCAGAAAAATTTTTTAAAAAAGAAAGGGGCTGAAAGCTTATGGCTATATTACCCGATTTTGCTCATGCTTTCCTAGAGGATTTGCACGAAGCCGGACGCTCTAAATTGACGCTAAAACAATACGAATCAGACTTGAAGAAGTTTTTTTCTTGGCTTGAAGCAGAACAGAAAAAAACGGATATGGATACGTTAAAGGCATTAAGAAAAGACGATATTCAAAAATACTTCGTCTACCTGCATAATAAAAAACTTTCCCATGCGACGATTCGCCGGTTAGCGACAGTGCTGAGCCGTTTCCTGAAATATTATCAATGTATTGCAGCCCATGATATTCATAAATTATCACACACAGCACCGCTCCGTTCCTTAACAAACAATGATTTTATTGAGAGTGAGGAGTTCACTAAACTGATCTATACTATGAAACTTCGATACTCGGAAGCAACAGGAAAAAAAGCAGCACGAAATTTTTTAGTGGAGCGTAATGCTGCCATTGCATCCCTTATCAGAGCATTCGGGTTAACACCGACAGAAGTGTATGCCATAACGATGGAGCAAATGAATCTTTCGCAAGGAGAGCTTTCGATACCTTTTGGGACAACGATGAAAAAGTTTGCTGTTGAAAATCAGATTATGGAAGATATCAGGACATATTTTTATTCTATTCCGAAGCTGTTTCGCCCGAAATATCACTCTAAGGATCCGCTTTTCGTTGCTTTTAATAATGTGTCTCTATCCTTTCAATATGATTATGACAGACAGAAGCCAAAAGCTTTATCCGTTCGTGCCATCCAGGAAATGATAAAGGATGAAGTCAAGCGGGCAGGCTTGCGAAAAATATCAGCAGTGACCTTACGGAATACAGCAATTTTAGAGGAAATTCAGCAAGGCAAATCTGATGAATATATTATGGAACGCTTCTCTCTTACAAGTGAAGCAGCATTGAGAAGATATAAACAATACTTGCTTGCGATGGATGAAGAAGTCTCCTCCAAGTAAATAAGAGCAGATGGATAATTCCATCTGCTCTTTTTAATCAGGCAAAGTGGTCAACTTCTTTTTTATTAAAAATACCTTTTCTAAAAACAGTCTAATCCGCGGGTATTTATCCTTCTTCTCCCACTTGCTTATCATCGTTAATACACTTGTTTTCGTAGACGCATAAGAGCCTATTGCAGAATAACCATAAAACCATCCCATAAACAGACCTGCTGTTAAACTATGTCTATGGCTGAAAAAGACAGAAATTATTAGTCCTAAAATAAGAGCGGTTGTTGGTCTGAATTTTTTAGGAATAGGAAAAAGCCACTTTATAAGCTGTGTAAGTACCATCACAATCGGCACTGCCGCCACGGCATCCCAGAAATTCGTCTGTATTGTCGGAAAGTCCATCATAGCCCCCCTTAAGATAGAAAAGCTCCATGCTCTTATTTTGCTGTTGTTATAAGGAAATATGCGGGTTTAGTAAATATAAAAAAAGCCTCAAGTTCAAAAACTTAAGACTGTAATAACCATTACGAAGAACCGCCAACCGTTATCGTAACCTCAATTTGTTCATTTTCAACTGCTTCGTTTGATAGCAGCTTTAATAAATTATTAGCAGCGATACAACCCCATTCATAGCTGGAATAGCTGATGGTGCTTAATCTTGGCACCATATATTGTGCTAATTCAATATTATCAAAACCTACAAGGAACACATCTTTGCCTATTTTATATTCCTTATCCTGAAGATAATTATAAATCCCAACAGCCATTTCATCATTTAAGCAAAATATTGCAATCGGCTCCCTGCAGTCTGCAAAAATTTGTCTTGCTGCCTCTTCGCCAGAATCTTTTAGGAAATTACCTTGTATTTCAATCAGCTCCACATTTGGGAACGAAAGTAATTCCTCCCTGACACCTTCCAGCCGTTTTTTGGAATCATAAGAACCAGCAGGACCTGTAACTGCATACAGCTTGTTCACCTTATGATGAAGAAGCTTCCTTACAGCTATTCTTGCACCAGCTTTATTATCCAAAAGCACTCCTTTAATATTTTCATGATTAAGCTCCCTGTCGAGCACTACGATTTTATAGCTTTTGTCAGCATAATTAAGCAGCTCTTCGTCAGTAAATGCCTGATCTAAAATAATACCGCCATCTATAACCTTTTCGAGTAAAAGGCGATGAGATTGAACACCAGAGCACGCAATTAATTCATACCCCTTCTCATTTAAAGCCTCACGCATCCCCCGAAGCAGCGGACCATAGAAATATCCTCCATAATCAGCCAAGAAGACACCGATTATCTTTGTTTGCTTCACCTTTAGCATTCTTGCCGCAGCATTAGGAACATATCCTAACCGATCAGCAATTGCCAATATCCGGCTTCGTGTCTCTGCCGTTACTTTTGGGCTCCCATTAAGCGCATACGAAACGGTTGAAATCGATACACCTGCCTCTTTTGCGATATCCTTAATTCCTGCCAATACGAATCCCTCCAATCTTGTAAAAGTTGCTATGTAAAATAAATCAATAATACTATTTTATCAAAATTACTAGGATAGTTCTTGTTGTGTGCAAGTTATTTTTTATGTAAGGAAGGGAGCCAGGAAATCGTCTGGATTTCCTGGCTCCGCTTATAAACGTTTTATTTTCCAAATAATCCACTGCAAAAACTTAGATGCCCATTAAATTAACTTTCTTTTGTTATCAACGCAAATCTCCCAGACAATACATCCTCACTGCTGCTGCCCACATACAATTCAAACAAGCCTGCATCACTAGTAAAGCTCATATCAGAATGGTAGTAGCGCAGCTGTTCTTCTGTAATTTGAAATTGGATGTCCTTTGTTTCCTTTGAGTTTAAGGTTACTCTTTGGAAGTCTTTTAGTTCTTTGACGGGACGGACTACTTCGCCTGACAAATCACGAATATAGAGCTGAACAATTTCTTCTCCGGAGTATTCTCCGGTATTTGTAATGGTTAGTGTGACTTGAACGGGTTTATCTGCGCTCATCTTATCGGAGGACAATCGCAGATTAGTGTATGTGAAGTTTGTATAGCTTAAGCCAAAGCCAAATGGGAGCAGCGGCTTATTTGGAATATCTAAATATTTGGATACATAATGATCACGGCTTACTCCGTCATAGGGACGGCCTGTATTATAAGCATTATAGTAAACTGGAATTTGCCCTGCTGAATAGGGAAAAGACATAGCCAGTTTTCCTGAAGGGTTCACTTTTCCATATAGAATATTAGCTATTGCAGCGGCTCCTTCTGTTCCAGGATACCATGCATCGAGCACAGCATCAGCTTCATCTAGGACACCGTGTAAATCAAGGGGACGGCCGTTGAACAGGATGACAGCTATTGGTTTATTTAATGTTTTCATCTGTTTAATTAGCTGCAGCTGCGCCTCCGGTAAAGTGATATCACCACGGCTGCAGGCTTCACCGCTCATGGAAGCATTTTCGCCGACTGCAAGAATTAGTATATCCGCGGCCGTCGCTGCTTCTATTGCCTCAGCAACTTGTTCTTCTGTTATAGTTTCAACATTACAACCTTGTGCGACGGACAGATTTTCTGTCATTGTTTTTAGTGCTTCATGGAGGTTTACTGTCTTTTCGATTTCTCCTTTCCAAGACCATGCTCCTAAGATGTCCGATGATTGTGCGAAAGGACCAATGAGGGCGATTTTCTGCTGTTTGTCCAAGGGCAACACGTTCTCATTTTTTAAAAGAACACATGATTTCTCTGCCAGTTTACGGGCAACTTCTCGATTGCTCTTAGAAAGGATCACTTCTTGTTCCTTTGCAGCATCTGCAGCTCTGTAAGGATTTTGGAATAACCCGAGCTTATCTTTCAGCTTTAGAATGCGCATCACTGCCTCGTCTAATAATGCCTCTTCCACTTTCCCTGTTTCTATCAGACTTTGCAGGCTGCTGATATAGCAAGGGGTCATCATTTCAATATCAACACCAGCAGTGATTGCCATACGGGCTGCTTCTGCTTCGTCATCAGCGACTCCGTGGGGAATTAACTCTTTGACTGCGCCCCAATCTGATATCAACACACCATTAAAACCCCATTCCTCGCGAAGAATTTCTCGCATGAGCCACTTGTTGCCGCTAGCTGGAATCCCATCAACGGTGTTAAAGGATGTCATGACCATTTCACAGCCTTCATCTAGTGCTGCTTTATAGGCAGGCAGATAGGATTCTCGCATTTGGCGTTCAGACATGTTGACAGTGTTATAGTCACGGCCTCCTTCTGAGGCACCATAGGCAGCAAAATGCTTCACACATGCAGCCACTTTGCTGTAATCTTCCGCCAGATTACTGCCTTGAAAGCCTCTCACAAATGCTTTGGCAAAAGCACTGTTTAAAAAAGAGTCTTCCCCTGTCGATTCAAGCACTCGGCCCCATCTCGGATCACGGACGAGGTCAACCATTGGTGCAAAGGTGACATGTACACCAGCAACTGCTGCTTCACTAGCCGCGACCGCTGCACTTTTTTCTGCCAGCTCCATATCCCAAGAACAGCCAATCGCTAAAGGAATCGGAAAGATTGTTTTATAGCCATGAACGATGTCTGACATGAATAGGAGTGGAATTCCATGACGATTGTTTTTTAAATGCTCCTCTTGTATTTTTCGCACCGTTTCTGCTCCAGAAACACCTAAAACAGAACCGCTGTTTTTAACAACAAAGCCGCTGATGTTCATCTCTTCAAATGGACCAGTTATTTCACCTGCCAAGCCGTAATAAAAATTTCCGGCGAGCTGGATTAATTGTGCGACCTTTTCTTCTAATGTCATGTTATGAATTATTGACTTCAGATTGAGCTCAACCATCTTTCTGCCTCCCCTTATCCCTTTATCGAAACGTTTCACTAACGATTACAATTTGAATTATAAGCGTTTTCATTTCTGAGGTCAACTTAAAAACCAAGGGGAGGACTTAATACTATAAACTTGCTACTATTGTTTGTAAATTTTGCAAACCGATTTCGACACTCGCTAATGGTGGCTGAGTAAATGCTTCTTGTTCAACGATCAGCCACTCTGTACCATTCTCGTAAGCTTTTTCAACAATACCCTTTATATTTAAACTGCCATTGCCGACTTCTGTACTTTCCCGTTTACTAGCATCCAAGTCCTTCACATGGATTAGCGGAGTTCTATCCTTCCATTTGTCCAAATAGTCAATAGCATTAATCCCTGCGTATTCTAGCCAGTATGTGTCAAGCTCTGCATTTAAATAGCCGGCTGGCACTGCCTTAAACAGCCTATCAAGAATAAATTCATCATCATTGCGGGCAAATTCATGGTTATGATTATGATATAAAAGGGATAATCCTGCAGCTGCAATCTTAACACCTGTTTTCTGCATCTTTTCTGCAAAATCATTCCACTCCTCGATTGTAGGAAAGTTTGCCCAAGGACACACAATATATTTATTTCCAAGCTCTTGCTCAAATTCTATTACCTTGTCTGTGTTTTGCAAAATATCCTCCATGCTGATATGAGAACCGGCAATTTTCAACCCTAGCTCCTTTAATTTTGCTTTTATTTCTTGTGCACTTTTCCCGTAATAACCTGCAAATTCCACACCGTCATAGCCCATGCTTGCTACCTTTTCCAACGTCCCGAAAAAGTCTTGCTCAGCCTCCTCTTTTACACTCCATAACTGCAATGCGATTGGCATTTTCATAGAATCTCTCCTTTTCATGGTTTGTATAAAATACTCAAGTACTTCTTTATATATTCGAGCGTACTTTTCCTCCTCTTCTGTCTAAATAATCGATTATTTTTAAAGTGAGTTGCAAAAGTTTAAAAAACATTCATTATTTGTTCATAATTTGACAGTATGATAGGTTATAAGGCTCATTTTTGTAAGGAATAATGAATAAGGGAGAATACATCTTGCTGAAGGAAAGGGATTGCAAAGAGGAAAAGCTTAATAAGTTGCTTATTAAAATCAATCATCTTCGCTGTGAGTTGTTGCTAATTGCGTCACAGGAAGGTTTAGAGAGTCTTGCTGTTTTGAATATCAGCCAAGAACTTGATGTGTATATCGTCAAATACCAGCAAGTTCTCAGCAGCATAAAAATAAACAAGTAACAGCCTCCTTTCCAAAATGAAAAGGAGGCTAAGGTAGTTTACTGTTCTGTTGCACCGTTTTCTTCCCAATATATTTCGGAGAAGACGTCGGCAAAAGCTTCGATTGTCCTATTCAGTTCTTCTTGGTTATTGTCGACACCGCCTACTTCAAGAAGGATAGCTTTATCTGAGTAGTTTTGATTGTATATACCATTGCCTGAATCCTGACTTTTTCCAAATACGCCTCTGCTGATACCAGGATACTTAGCAGCAAGTTCTTCATGCATTTTTTTGGCAAAAGCCTGGTTTTTTTCATAGCCTTCATAACCTTCACCGACAACAAAAACTATCTTTGCATATGACTTGCCATTAATAGTAGCAGTTGTTTTATCTTTCCGCAATGAATCTCTGTGTATATCAATTAAATACGTAAGATCTTTGTTTTCTGCCATGGCTGTTTCTACAATTTCACTTGAAGCATTATAAGAAGCAGTATACTTCCACTTCCGGTCTAACAGTCTTTGATTCATATTTGTTTTATCATGCTGAACCCCTATCCCTTCGTTTTGCAGAAGGCTAGTTAATTTAGTACCAAGACTGACTACATTAACCCGTTCATCCGCACTGATTGCATCATCTGGGTCTTTAGCATTCTTCAACAGCGGCAAATAAGATTCTAAATTATGTGTTTGATAGATAAGAACCCGTTTTTCTGAGGAAGTTTGATTTGAATTGTTGTCTTCTGATTTTGGGGTATCTTCGGTAATTTTTTCTTCGTCTGCTTCCTTCGGATTTTTTAGTATTTCATCAGAAGGTGTTGATTCATACGGCAATTGGGCGATGGTTGTCCCTTCTTCAGCAACAATGATTTTTGTATGATAAAAGCTTAGCTGGGGCAGCTCTCGTCCTAATAGTGTTCTTGTATCATCAAGGCTGATATTTGTGGCAACCTGAAAGAATAGGTTTGATAAGGAAATAGCGCTTCCTTCCTTTGGAAAATAGTGATTTTCAAAGTTAAAGAGCTGGGAGTATAAATTGGTGGCATCGACCTTGTCGAGGGCCTCTCTTATATAATCAGAGGAGAATTTTTGTGAAACTAGTGAAGTCGTTGCACCAGAAATTAAGATAAAAACAAGGATGACTCCTAAAACAGTAGTGTAAATGTATTGGAAATAGTATTTTAATTTTGATATATGCATAGGTCGTCTCCTTTCTCTCTAAATTTATATTCAATTGTAAGAGATTTAGAAGAACGAATTTATTTAACTTTTAGTTGCTTTGGTTTATTATTTTTATTTATAAATTGAGTGCGTAAAATTTATTATAAATTTGTTAAAAAAGCGTATGTAGTAGCTCCCTTACATACGCGAAAATTTTATTTAAAGGAAAACAGCAGCTCTGTTTCACAGATTAATTCACCGCGAACGGTTGCGATTCCTTTTGCTT
This DNA window, taken from Niallia sp. Man26, encodes the following:
- a CDS encoding sugar phosphate isomerase/epimerase, which encodes MKMPIALQLWSVKEEAEQDFFGTLEKVASMGYDGVEFAGYYGKSAQEIKAKLKELGLKIAGSHISMEDILQNTDKVIEFEQELGNKYIVCPWANFPTIEEWNDFAEKMQKTGVKIAAAGLSLLYHNHNHEFARNDDEFILDRLFKAVPAGYLNAELDTYWLEYAGINAIDYLDKWKDRTPLIHVKDLDASKRESTEVGNGSLNIKGIVEKAYENGTEWLIVEQEAFTQPPLASVEIGLQNLQTIVASL
- a CDS encoding site-specific integrase, with translation MAILPDFAHAFLEDLHEAGRSKLTLKQYESDLKKFFSWLEAEQKKTDMDTLKALRKDDIQKYFVYLHNKKLSHATIRRLATVLSRFLKYYQCIAAHDIHKLSHTAPLRSLTNNDFIESEEFTKLIYTMKLRYSEATGKKAARNFLVERNAAIASLIRAFGLTPTEVYAITMEQMNLSQGELSIPFGTTMKKFAVENQIMEDIRTYFYSIPKLFRPKYHSKDPLFVAFNNVSLSFQYDYDRQKPKALSVRAIQEMIKDEVKRAGLRKISAVTLRNTAILEEIQQGKSDEYIMERFSLTSEAALRRYKQYLLAMDEEVSSK
- a CDS encoding LacI family DNA-binding transcriptional regulator — its product is MAGIKDIAKEAGVSISTVSYALNGSPKVTAETRSRILAIADRLGYVPNAAARMLKVKQTKIIGVFLADYGGYFYGPLLRGMREALNEKGYELIACSGVQSHRLLLEKVIDGGIILDQAFTDEELLNYADKSYKIVVLDRELNHENIKGVLLDNKAGARIAVRKLLHHKVNKLYAVTGPAGSYDSKKRLEGVREELLSFPNVELIEIQGNFLKDSGEEAARQIFADCREPIAIFCLNDEMAVGIYNYLQDKEYKIGKDVFLVGFDNIELAQYMVPRLSTISYSSYEWGCIAANNLLKLLSNEAVENEQIEVTITVGGSS
- the bglX gene encoding beta-glucosidase BglX, which gives rise to MVELNLKSIIHNMTLEEKVAQLIQLAGNFYYGLAGEITGPFEEMNISGFVVKNSGSVLGVSGAETVRKIQEEHLKNNRHGIPLLFMSDIVHGYKTIFPIPLAIGCSWDMELAEKSAAVAASEAAVAGVHVTFAPMVDLVRDPRWGRVLESTGEDSFLNSAFAKAFVRGFQGSNLAEDYSKVAACVKHFAAYGASEGGRDYNTVNMSERQMRESYLPAYKAALDEGCEMVMTSFNTVDGIPASGNKWLMREILREEWGFNGVLISDWGAVKELIPHGVADDEAEAARMAITAGVDIEMMTPCYISSLQSLIETGKVEEALLDEAVMRILKLKDKLGLFQNPYRAADAAKEQEVILSKSNREVARKLAEKSCVLLKNENVLPLDKQQKIALIGPFAQSSDILGAWSWKGEIEKTVNLHEALKTMTENLSVAQGCNVETITEEQVAEAIEAATAADILILAVGENASMSGEACSRGDITLPEAQLQLIKQMKTLNKPIAVILFNGRPLDLHGVLDEADAVLDAWYPGTEGAAAIANILYGKVNPSGKLAMSFPYSAGQIPVYYNAYNTGRPYDGVSRDHYVSKYLDIPNKPLLPFGFGLSYTNFTYTNLRLSSDKMSADKPVQVTLTITNTGEYSGEEIVQLYIRDLSGEVVRPVKELKDFQRVTLNSKETKDIQFQITEEQLRYYHSDMSFTSDAGLFELYVGSSSEDVLSGRFALITKES
- a CDS encoding aminotransferase class V-fold PLP-dependent enzyme is translated as MIRAKIGESTYVIGTELESHFSSFKKHIIGDDFAYPTVYGTQKLLYADWTASGRLYRKIEDNLVDIIGPYVANTHTESNITGTYITNAYHEAKSIIKNHVHANDDDILIFDGFGMTGVINKFQRLIGIKHMDKRTLTIKERPIVFVTHMEHHSNYLSWLETAAEVITIRPDANGDVDYSHLEELLLLHKQRHMKIGAFTACSNVTGRKTDYHQLAKLMHQYGGICLVDFSASAPYETMNMHPEDKEAFLDVICFSPHKFLGGPGTSGVLIMNKKLIHAKIPDHPGGGTVDFTNGWGDVLYKKDLEEREDGGTPGFLQAIRTALAIQLKEEMNVQKMQQREQELVALTMTELSKIPGITILDGENKNRHGIISVICEGLHFDLGAKLLNDRFGIQVRGGCSCAGPYGHYLLGMSKAQSKQISAEIQKGIFTNKPGWIRISLHPTMTNKEVYSIIHAFKKIIMYKEEWQKDYCYMPRSNEYVCALRSNDNHTDIFKSSLK
- the thiT gene encoding energy-coupled thiamine transporter ThiT produces the protein MKKMGLVVLIEIAIFAAFALVLDLLPSIHLGASGSISIAMVPIFIIAFRWGFKASVAAGFLWGLLQIVTGDLQALAFWQVILEYFLAFACIGLAGLFMPAIQNKLKNGEKGAASLLMVAGILFGSFVRYFWHFLAGVTIWAQYAPKGQSAFAYSLFYNGVPFIGASILCAIVVVILLGAAPRLVLNRPAGRTGYHAGNTEAK
- a CDS encoding aspartyl-phosphate phosphatase Spo0E family protein yields the protein MLKERDCKEEKLNKLLIKINHLRCELLLIASQEGLESLAVLNISQELDVYIVKYQQVLSSIKINK
- a CDS encoding stage II sporulation protein P, with amino-acid sequence MHISKLKYYFQYIYTTVLGVILVFILISGATTSLVSQKFSSDYIREALDKVDATNLYSQLFNFENHYFPKEGSAISLSNLFFQVATNISLDDTRTLLGRELPQLSFYHTKIIVAEEGTTIAQLPYESTPSDEILKNPKEADEEKITEDTPKSEDNNSNQTSSEKRVLIYQTHNLESYLPLLKNAKDPDDAISADERVNVVSLGTKLTSLLQNEGIGVQHDKTNMNQRLLDRKWKYTASYNASSEIVETAMAENKDLTYLIDIHRDSLRKDKTTATINGKSYAKIVFVVGEGYEGYEKNQAFAKKMHEELAAKYPGISRGVFGKSQDSGNGIYNQNYSDKAILLEVGGVDNNQEELNRTIEAFADVFSEIYWEENGATEQ